A portion of the Halogeometricum sp. S1BR25-6 genome contains these proteins:
- a CDS encoding metallophosphoesterase family protein, producing MLVLGDAHADDPARRDALLAAYRETDPDAALQVGDLFHYDLPAPTWFVAGNNEDFDVIDALRRGDATLTDAGRPHLLASTVADVEGLRVGGLSGNFAPTQYGKSRADLAGDRRRHFVRAEVERAASLTDVDVFLAHQPPRGLLRVAGGRDPGVGAVDKLLRAVEPDLLLVGHNHRHAEATIEGVRVVSLAPTWEAYYTLDPGTLELERHDVERDATEP from the coding sequence ATGCTCGTTCTCGGTGACGCTCACGCCGACGACCCCGCCCGCAGAGACGCTCTTCTCGCCGCGTACCGCGAGACCGACCCCGACGCCGCCCTCCAAGTCGGCGACCTGTTCCACTACGACCTCCCCGCACCGACGTGGTTCGTCGCGGGCAACAACGAGGACTTCGACGTGATAGACGCCCTCCGCCGCGGCGACGCGACGCTGACGGACGCCGGGCGGCCGCACCTCCTCGCGAGCACCGTCGCCGACGTGGAGGGCCTCCGAGTGGGCGGCCTCTCTGGCAACTTCGCCCCGACGCAGTACGGGAAGTCGCGCGCGGACCTCGCGGGCGACCGGCGACGGCACTTCGTCCGCGCCGAGGTCGAACGCGCGGCGTCGCTGACCGACGTGGACGTCTTCCTCGCGCACCAACCGCCGCGCGGCCTCCTCCGGGTCGCCGGCGGCCGCGACCCCGGCGTCGGCGCCGTCGACAAACTACTGCGGGCGGTCGAACCGGACCTCCTCCTCGTCGGCCACAACCACCGCCACGCCGAGGCGACGATCGAGGGCGTCCGCGTCGTCAGCCTCGCACCCACGTGGGAGGCGTACTACACGCTCGACCCCGGGACGCTCGAACTCGAACGGCACGACGTCGAACGAGACGCGACGGAACCGTAG
- a CDS encoding alpha/beta hydrolase produces MAASDDPHADQPILTAGADPSDADVAVVLVHGRGATARGMLGFADEFGRERIHYVAPQAQRGTWYPNSFMAPVESNQPHYESALTHVDRAVAQARETTGLPSENIVLTGFSQGACLLSSYVATNPTRYGGLVLLSGGFVGADGTDFRFEGSLDGTPVMLGVSDDDPHIPLSRAEETVAELERMGAEVRFDVYEGSEHRVFPEEVEYARDLLDSLRNE; encoded by the coding sequence ATGGCCGCGAGCGACGACCCGCACGCCGACCAGCCGATACTGACCGCCGGCGCAGACCCGTCGGACGCCGACGTCGCCGTCGTCCTCGTCCACGGCCGCGGCGCGACGGCGCGCGGGATGCTCGGATTCGCCGACGAGTTCGGGCGGGAGCGAATCCACTACGTCGCCCCGCAGGCGCAGCGAGGGACGTGGTACCCCAACTCGTTCATGGCGCCCGTCGAGTCGAATCAACCGCACTACGAGTCGGCGCTGACGCACGTCGACCGCGCGGTCGCGCAGGCGCGCGAGACGACCGGGCTTCCCTCCGAGAACATCGTCCTCACCGGATTCTCGCAGGGGGCGTGTCTGCTCTCCTCCTACGTGGCGACGAACCCGACGCGTTACGGCGGCCTCGTCCTCCTTTCGGGCGGGTTCGTCGGGGCGGACGGGACCGACTTCCGGTTCGAGGGCTCGCTCGACGGGACGCCGGTCATGCTCGGCGTGAGCGACGACGACCCGCACATCCCCCTCTCGCGCGCCGAGGAGACGGTCGCGGAACTCGAACGCATGGGCGCGGAGGTGCGCTTCGACGTCTACGAGGGCAGCGAACACCGCGTCTTCCCCGAAGAGGTCGAGTACGCGCGGGACTTGCTCGACTCGCTTCGAAACGAGTAA
- a CDS encoding ring-cleaving dioxygenase → MNTTGIHHVTAVAGDPTESVRFYADVLGLRLVKRTVNFDDTHTYHLYFGDETGSPGTAMTFFPFGEGRPGRPGRGQAVATSFVVPAGSLDYWRDRLESHDVTVGEEGERFGANVLPFEDGDGQPLELVEGETSVEPWADGPVPEEYALRGFHGVTLQSANPDATGRVLELLGFERTDEAGDRMRYVADGDRATVVDLLTRESPRGRPGVGTVHHVAFRVPDAETQTEWREKLSEAGQNVTPRKDRQYFESIYFREPGGVLLEVATDGPGFTADESVESLGSDLKLPPWLAEDRDRIEANLPSLDGVAETGTEPEVDAGAETGEVSD, encoded by the coding sequence ATGAACACCACAGGCATCCACCACGTCACGGCCGTCGCGGGCGACCCGACCGAAAGCGTTCGGTTCTACGCCGACGTGCTCGGCCTCCGACTCGTCAAGCGAACGGTGAACTTCGACGACACGCACACCTACCACCTCTACTTCGGCGACGAGACGGGGTCGCCCGGCACCGCGATGACGTTCTTCCCGTTCGGGGAGGGGCGACCCGGCCGACCCGGCCGCGGACAGGCCGTCGCCACGTCGTTCGTCGTCCCTGCGGGGAGTCTCGACTACTGGCGCGACAGACTCGAATCGCACGACGTGACCGTCGGCGAGGAGGGAGAGCGATTCGGCGCGAACGTCCTCCCGTTCGAGGACGGCGACGGCCAACCGCTCGAACTGGTCGAAGGCGAGACGAGCGTCGAACCGTGGGCGGACGGCCCCGTCCCCGAGGAGTACGCCCTCCGCGGGTTCCACGGCGTCACGCTCCAGTCGGCGAACCCCGACGCGACGGGCCGCGTCCTCGAACTCCTCGGGTTCGAGCGGACCGACGAGGCGGGCGACAGAATGCGCTACGTCGCCGACGGCGACCGAGCGACGGTCGTCGACCTCCTGACGCGCGAGTCGCCGCGGGGGCGGCCCGGCGTCGGCACCGTCCACCACGTCGCCTTCCGCGTGCCGGACGCCGAGACGCAGACGGAGTGGCGCGAGAAACTCTCCGAGGCGGGCCAGAACGTCACGCCGCGGAAGGACAGACAGTACTTCGAGTCCATCTACTTCCGCGAACCCGGCGGCGTCCTCTTAGAGGTGGCGACGGACGGCCCCGGCTTCACCGCCGACGAGTCCGTCGAGTCGCTCGGCTCCGACCTGAAACTCCCGCCGTGGCTGGCGGAGGACCGCGACCGCATCGAAGCGAACCTGCCGTCCCTCGACGGCGTCGCCGAGACGGGGACCGAACCCGAAGTCGATGCCGGAGCGGAAACCGGGGAGGTGTCCGACTGA
- a CDS encoding winged helix-turn-helix transcriptional regulator, with protein MPPEDGERYSEEACGVIDSIQQIGSQWRLIVLHDLQDGEKRFNELKRSTGSSSRTLSRVLDDLQELDFVSRRLEEDAPVATYYSLTPKGRSLCPVFDEISDWADEWLASPPPGEDPAAVEDEEEAAETAAAEAE; from the coding sequence ATGCCCCCCGAAGACGGAGAGCGATACAGCGAGGAAGCGTGCGGCGTTATCGACTCGATTCAACAGATCGGTTCGCAGTGGCGGCTCATCGTCCTGCACGACTTACAGGACGGCGAGAAGCGGTTCAACGAACTGAAGCGCTCGACGGGGTCGAGTTCGCGGACGCTCTCGCGCGTCCTCGACGACCTGCAGGAACTCGACTTCGTCTCCCGCCGACTGGAGGAGGACGCCCCGGTGGCGACGTACTACTCGCTCACCCCGAAGGGGCGGTCGCTCTGCCCCGTCTTCGACGAGATAAGCGACTGGGCCGACGAGTGGTTGGCCTCGCCGCCGCCGGGCGAAGACCCCGCGGCGGTCGAGGACGAGGAGGAGGCGGCCGAGACGGCCGCCGCGGAAGCCGAGTAA
- a CDS encoding ABC1 kinase family protein — MSASASDAPGDASPPSPDPDRPSGVRVTLRSLWRLLVVVYAFLPFFVAVARDRRRFLLFGRSRRTDAATRTRRATALRDTLVSLGPTFVKLGQVLSTRPDALPAEYVEVLSTLQDEVPPDDWETVRPRIEAELGPVDEAFDEFDPEPISGASLGQVYTAVADGERVAVKVLRPGIRRAVEADLRVVERLVPVLVRFAHPGQRFTFENLAGEFADTIHDEMDYAHEAAMLRRIRRNFADDPKIRVPVAREERSTRNVLTMEYVEGVKIDRVGELDQMGVDREALARRLERAYIEMMLEHGLFHADPHPGNLAVQSDGTLVFYDFGMTGRIDAATREHMYEFYVGAATDDVDRVIDAFVAMGALDPAADRALMREAFSVAIDRLGGGDVDEYRVRQLVSEFRATLYDFPLRLPQNLALVVRVSTVLEGVCRTLVPGFDFVEEVTEYVDERGVDGDDEGDEASVRERVAREYAEDAADQFRAATRTLLTVPPKLSRVLGLVERENVRVNVVLAESEALESFAKKVVTGILLAGNLLAVALLFALENGVTAGVAALGVPPLLVLCYVAFRRERGVRVRGNPQFTRQGMRARREEAGAPSENGD; from the coding sequence ATGTCCGCCTCCGCCTCGGACGCCCCCGGCGACGCCTCCCCTCCCAGTCCCGACCCGGACCGGCCCTCCGGCGTCCGCGTGACGCTCCGCTCGCTGTGGCGACTGCTCGTCGTCGTCTACGCCTTCCTTCCTTTCTTTGTCGCCGTCGCCCGCGACAGGCGGCGCTTCCTCCTGTTCGGCCGGTCGCGCCGCACCGACGCGGCGACCCGCACCCGCCGGGCGACGGCCCTTCGGGACACGTTGGTCTCGCTCGGCCCGACGTTCGTCAAACTCGGGCAGGTGCTCTCCACCCGACCGGACGCCCTGCCGGCCGAGTACGTCGAAGTGCTCTCGACCCTGCAGGACGAGGTGCCGCCGGACGACTGGGAGACGGTCCGCCCGCGAATCGAGGCGGAACTCGGCCCCGTCGACGAGGCGTTCGATGAGTTCGACCCCGAACCCATCAGCGGCGCGAGTCTCGGGCAGGTGTACACCGCCGTCGCCGACGGCGAACGCGTCGCGGTCAAAGTGTTGCGCCCCGGCATCCGCCGCGCCGTGGAAGCGGACCTGCGCGTCGTCGAGCGGTTGGTGCCCGTGCTCGTCCGCTTCGCGCACCCCGGCCAGCGCTTCACCTTCGAGAACCTCGCCGGGGAGTTCGCCGACACCATCCACGACGAGATGGACTACGCGCACGAGGCGGCGATGCTCCGCCGCATCCGACGGAACTTCGCGGACGACCCGAAGATTCGGGTCCCGGTCGCGCGCGAGGAACGCTCCACGCGGAACGTCCTCACGATGGAGTACGTCGAGGGGGTGAAGATAGACCGCGTCGGGGAACTCGACCAGATGGGCGTCGACCGCGAAGCGCTCGCGCGGCGCCTCGAACGCGCGTACATCGAGATGATGCTCGAACACGGCCTGTTTCACGCCGACCCCCATCCCGGAAATCTGGCCGTGCAGTCGGACGGAACGCTCGTCTTCTACGACTTCGGGATGACCGGCCGCATCGACGCCGCCACGCGCGAGCACATGTACGAGTTCTACGTCGGCGCCGCCACCGACGACGTCGACCGGGTGATAGACGCGTTCGTGGCGATGGGCGCCTTGGACCCGGCGGCCGACCGGGCGCTGATGCGCGAGGCGTTCTCCGTCGCCATCGACAGACTCGGCGGCGGGGACGTCGACGAGTACCGCGTCCGGCAGTTGGTCTCGGAGTTCCGAGCGACGCTGTACGACTTCCCCCTCCGCCTCCCGCAGAACCTCGCCCTCGTCGTCCGCGTCTCGACGGTGCTTGAGGGCGTTTGTCGGACGCTGGTCCCCGGTTTCGACTTCGTGGAGGAGGTGACCGAGTACGTCGACGAACGCGGGGTCGACGGCGACGACGAGGGGGACGAGGCCTCGGTGAGAGAACGCGTCGCCCGCGAGTACGCCGAGGACGCGGCCGACCAGTTCCGCGCGGCGACGCGGACGCTCCTGACGGTGCCGCCGAAACTGAGCCGCGTGCTCGGGTTGGTCGAACGGGAGAACGTGCGGGTGAACGTCGTCCTCGCGGAGTCCGAGGCGTTGGAGTCGTTCGCGAAGAAGGTCGTCACCGGCATCCTCCTCGCGGGCAACCTCCTCGCCGTCGCCCTCCTGTTCGCCCTCGAAAACGGGGTGACCGCGGGCGTCGCCGCCCTCGGCGTGCCGCCCCTACTGGTGCTCTGTTACGTCGCGTTCCGACGCGAACGCGGCGTCCGCGTCCGCGGAAACCCGCAGTTCACGAGACAGGGCATGCGCGCCCGGCGCGAGGAGGCAGGGGCGCCGAGCGAGAACGGGGACTGA
- a CDS encoding cation diffusion facilitator family transporter: MAESKSVVVASLIANGSIAVMKFVGFILTGSAAMLSETYQSVSDTGNQIFLLFGLRYSNQRADRDHPFGYGKAQFFYAFLVSVLLFGVAGIESARKGYETLVGGGSFHISNATIPVIELTLSGAQISYAVLLFAIAFESWALKKAYDGIKVQIDEHNWSGLREAFRKTSDVTTLTALTEDAIALAGAAIGIVGIYLTEQTGNTVYDGIAALLIGLLLMGFAIALAWQNKRLLLGESLPADEERRLHAIVTDAEGVEELVDFRTVYFGPEEVVVTADVVFDSSLDADGIDDRISRIKAAIMDAEPQVRKAYLEPQT; this comes from the coding sequence ATGGCAGAGAGTAAGTCGGTCGTCGTCGCTTCCCTCATCGCCAACGGCTCTATCGCCGTCATGAAGTTCGTCGGGTTCATCCTCACCGGAAGCGCGGCGATGCTATCGGAGACGTACCAGTCCGTCTCGGACACGGGTAACCAGATATTCCTCCTGTTCGGCCTTCGCTACTCGAACCAGCGGGCGGACCGCGACCACCCGTTCGGCTACGGGAAGGCGCAGTTCTTCTACGCGTTCCTCGTCTCGGTGCTGCTGTTCGGCGTCGCGGGCATCGAGAGCGCCCGCAAGGGTTACGAGACGCTCGTCGGCGGCGGCAGTTTCCACATCAGCAACGCCACGATTCCGGTGATAGAGCTGACGCTGTCCGGGGCGCAGATCAGCTACGCCGTGCTGCTGTTCGCCATCGCCTTCGAGTCGTGGGCGCTCAAGAAGGCGTACGACGGAATCAAGGTGCAGATAGACGAGCACAACTGGAGCGGACTCCGCGAGGCCTTTCGGAAGACCAGCGACGTGACGACGCTGACGGCGCTGACCGAGGACGCAATCGCCCTCGCGGGGGCGGCCATCGGCATCGTCGGAATCTACCTGACCGAACAGACCGGGAACACGGTGTACGACGGCATCGCCGCCCTGCTCATCGGACTGCTCCTGATGGGCTTCGCCATCGCGCTGGCGTGGCAGAACAAGCGGCTGCTGCTCGGCGAGAGCCTTCCTGCGGACGAGGAACGGCGCCTGCACGCCATCGTGACCGACGCGGAGGGCGTCGAGGAACTCGTCGACTTCCGGACGGTCTACTTCGGCCCCGAGGAGGTCGTCGTCACCGCCGACGTGGTGTTCGATTCGAGCCTCGACGCCGACGGCATCGACGACCGCATCAGCAGAATCAAAGCGGCGATAATGGACGCGGAACCGCAGGTGCGGAAGGCGTACCTCGAACCGCAGACGTAG
- a CDS encoding DsbA family oxidoreductase, which produces MSDAESTGRITVYSDYVCPFCYLGRESLRQYQATREDELEVDWHPFDLRSGKRKPDGTIDHDVDDGKDDDYYEQAKENVRRLQEQYDVEMDLDIATDVDSLPAQVASYYVKEHYDYETWLAFDVAIFDALWTEGKNIGDEDVLVELAAEAGVDGDEIRSALDDDALREEVRGKFTEAQQQGITGVPTFAYDGYGARGAVPPEQLKRLVEGN; this is translated from the coding sequence ATGAGTGACGCCGAATCCACGGGTCGAATCACGGTCTACTCCGACTACGTCTGCCCGTTCTGTTATCTGGGAAGGGAGTCGCTCCGGCAGTACCAAGCGACGCGCGAGGACGAGTTGGAGGTCGACTGGCACCCGTTCGACCTCCGGAGCGGGAAGCGCAAGCCCGACGGCACCATCGACCACGACGTCGACGACGGCAAGGACGACGACTACTACGAGCAGGCCAAGGAGAACGTCCGCCGCCTGCAGGAGCAGTACGACGTCGAGATGGACCTCGACATCGCGACGGACGTCGACTCCCTGCCCGCGCAGGTGGCCTCCTACTACGTGAAAGAGCACTACGACTACGAGACGTGGCTGGCGTTCGACGTGGCGATATTCGACGCGCTCTGGACGGAGGGGAAGAACATCGGCGACGAGGACGTGCTGGTCGAACTCGCCGCCGAAGCGGGCGTCGACGGCGACGAGATACGCTCGGCGCTCGACGACGACGCCCTCCGGGAGGAGGTCCGCGGGAAATTCACCGAGGCGCAGCAGCAGGGAATCACCGGCGTGCCGACGTTCGCGTACGACGGCTACGGCGCCCGCGGCGCGGTGCCCCCGGAGCAGTTGAAGCGACTGGTCGAGGGGAACTGA
- a CDS encoding oxidoreductase, whose protein sequence is MTANWTVEDAPDQSGRTAVVTGANSGLGYEATRMLAEKGAHVVMAVRSPERGREAARDVLDRVPDADLTLAKLDLADLDSVRRFAEWFEGEFDELHVLANNAGVMAIPRRETEQGFEMQFGVNHLGHFALTGRLLDTLRETEGETRVVTQSSGVHESGEMDFEDLMGEDSYDKWGAYGQSKLANLLFAYELQRRLERAGEDDVLSVGCHPGYAATNLQRRGPEMEGSYLRLLGMSLANRALAQSAEMGALPLVYAATAPGVDGGEYVGPTGFRNMRGYPGENESSADSRDEVDAHRLWELSEKLTGVPYGV, encoded by the coding sequence ATGACAGCTAACTGGACTGTCGAGGACGCCCCCGACCAGTCGGGCAGGACGGCGGTCGTAACCGGCGCGAACAGCGGTCTCGGCTACGAAGCGACGCGGATGCTCGCCGAGAAAGGGGCGCACGTCGTGATGGCCGTTCGGAGCCCCGAACGCGGGCGCGAGGCCGCGAGGGACGTGCTCGACCGCGTTCCGGACGCCGACCTCACGCTGGCGAAGTTGGACCTCGCGGACCTCGACTCTGTCCGCCGGTTCGCCGAGTGGTTCGAGGGCGAGTTCGACGAACTCCACGTTCTCGCCAACAACGCGGGCGTGATGGCGATTCCACGCCGCGAGACCGAACAGGGCTTCGAGATGCAGTTCGGCGTCAACCACCTCGGACATTTCGCGCTGACGGGCCGCCTCTTGGATACGCTCCGCGAGACGGAGGGTGAGACGCGCGTCGTCACCCAGTCCAGCGGCGTCCACGAGAGCGGCGAGATGGACTTCGAGGACCTGATGGGCGAGGACTCCTACGACAAGTGGGGCGCCTACGGGCAGAGCAAACTGGCGAACCTGCTGTTCGCCTACGAACTCCAGCGACGCCTCGAACGCGCCGGCGAGGACGACGTGCTCAGCGTCGGCTGTCACCCCGGCTACGCGGCGACGAACCTCCAGCGGCGCGGCCCGGAGATGGAGGGGTCGTACCTCCGACTGCTGGGGATGAGCCTCGCGAACCGCGCCCTCGCCCAGAGCGCCGAGATGGGGGCACTTCCCCTCGTCTACGCCGCCACCGCTCCGGGCGTCGACGGCGGCGAGTACGTCGGACCCACGGGCTTTCGGAACATGCGCGGCTACCCCGGCGAGAACGAGTCGAGCGCCGACTCCCGCGACGAGGTGGACGCCCACCGCCTCTGGGAACTCTCCGAGAAACTGACGGGCGTCCCCTACGGCGTCTGA
- a CDS encoding isoaspartyl peptidase/L-asparaginase, whose protein sequence is MRVIVHGGAGGVPEEPEPRQQTLDEAAATGASRGMPVDAVEAAVRALESDPAFNAGVGGAVQSDGRVRTDAGLMTSDFEAGAAAGMDGVEHAVSVARTVLEETPHVFVAGRPAVDVAADFGVETDVDLFTAETRERWAEADPPEGSPRDHLAWLDSKFGESSATASNDADLSDHDTVGAVASDGREFAAATSTGGRWFALAGRVGDVPQIGSGFYAAPAGAASATGAGEDIAKATLTRRAVRHVESGEDAQAAAELAVGEFEELTGSEAGVIVADEEGVGSAFNTEGMQTAVAER, encoded by the coding sequence ATGCGAGTCATCGTCCACGGCGGCGCCGGCGGCGTCCCCGAGGAACCGGAGCCGAGACAGCAGACGCTCGACGAGGCGGCCGCGACGGGCGCCTCCCGCGGGATGCCGGTCGACGCCGTCGAGGCGGCCGTCCGCGCCCTCGAATCGGACCCGGCGTTCAACGCGGGCGTCGGCGGGGCCGTCCAGTCGGACGGTCGCGTCCGAACCGACGCGGGCCTCATGACGAGCGACTTCGAGGCGGGCGCGGCGGCGGGGATGGACGGCGTCGAACACGCCGTCTCCGTCGCCCGAACGGTGCTGGAGGAGACGCCGCACGTCTTCGTCGCCGGCCGGCCCGCCGTCGACGTCGCCGCCGACTTCGGCGTCGAGACGGACGTCGACCTGTTCACCGCCGAGACGCGGGAGCGCTGGGCGGAGGCCGACCCGCCGGAGGGGTCGCCGCGCGACCACCTCGCGTGGCTCGACTCGAAGTTCGGCGAGTCGAGCGCGACGGCGTCGAACGACGCCGACCTCTCGGACCACGACACCGTCGGGGCCGTCGCCTCCGACGGCCGGGAGTTCGCCGCCGCCACCTCGACCGGCGGGCGGTGGTTCGCCCTCGCCGGCCGCGTCGGCGACGTGCCGCAGATAGGCTCGGGCTTCTACGCCGCCCCCGCGGGCGCCGCCTCCGCGACGGGCGCGGGCGAGGACATCGCCAAGGCGACGCTCACCCGCCGCGCCGTCCGGCATGTCGAGTCCGGCGAGGACGCGCAGGCGGCCGCGGAGTTGGCCGTCGGCGAGTTCGAGGAACTCACCGGCTCGGAGGCGGGCGTCATCGTCGCCGACGAGGAGGGCGTCGGCAGCGCGTTCAACACCGAGGGGATGCAGACGGCCGTCGCCGAACGCTGA
- the icd gene encoding isocitrate dehydrogenase (NADP(+)), producing MSYDQIEVPENGEKITLADEETGELSVPEHPIIPIIHGDGIGTDVGPAAQKVLDAAAEATGRSIEWMRLYAGESAREKYDENLPEDTVEAIKEHHVAIKGPLTTPVGAGFRSLNVALRQKLDLYANVRPTYHLDGVPSPVKNPEAMDMVFFRENTEDVYAGIEWEAGTDEVQQVKEFLSEEMDAGDKLHDGPIGIGVKPITEFGTKRLVRQSIEYAIENDQDTVTLVHKGNIMKFTEGAFRDWGYELAEEEFGDVTITEDELWEEHDGEKPEDKIVVKDRIADNMLQQLLTRTDQYDVIATMNLNGDYMSDAAGAQIGGLGIAPGANFGDARCLAEPVHGSAPKYAGEDKVNPTAMILSGRLMFEYMGWDDAEQLVHDAVEQTISDGDVTYDLERQIEGGNKLATSEFADKIVENIEELA from the coding sequence ATGAGCTACGATCAGATCGAAGTTCCCGAGAACGGGGAGAAGATCACGCTCGCCGACGAGGAGACCGGTGAGCTGTCGGTCCCGGAGCACCCGATTATTCCGATCATCCACGGCGACGGCATCGGGACGGACGTCGGCCCGGCCGCGCAGAAAGTGCTCGACGCCGCCGCCGAGGCGACCGGCCGCTCCATCGAGTGGATGCGCCTGTACGCCGGCGAGTCCGCCCGGGAGAAGTACGACGAGAACCTCCCGGAGGACACCGTAGAGGCCATCAAAGAGCACCACGTCGCCATCAAGGGTCCGCTCACGACGCCCGTCGGCGCCGGCTTCCGCTCGCTGAACGTCGCGCTCCGACAGAAGCTCGACCTGTACGCGAACGTTCGCCCGACGTACCACCTCGACGGCGTCCCCTCGCCCGTCAAGAACCCCGAGGCGATGGATATGGTGTTCTTCCGCGAGAACACCGAGGACGTCTACGCCGGCATCGAGTGGGAGGCCGGCACCGACGAGGTCCAACAGGTCAAGGAGTTCCTCTCCGAGGAGATGGACGCCGGCGACAAACTGCACGACGGTCCCATCGGCATCGGCGTCAAGCCCATCACCGAGTTCGGGACGAAACGGCTCGTCCGCCAGTCCATCGAGTACGCCATCGAGAACGACCAAGACACGGTGACCCTCGTCCACAAGGGTAACATCATGAAGTTTACCGAGGGCGCCTTCCGCGACTGGGGCTACGAACTCGCAGAGGAGGAGTTCGGCGACGTCACCATCACCGAGGACGAACTCTGGGAGGAGCACGACGGCGAGAAGCCCGAGGACAAGATCGTCGTCAAGGACCGCATCGCGGACAACATGCTCCAGCAACTCCTGACGCGGACCGACCAGTACGACGTCATCGCGACGATGAACCTGAACGGCGACTACATGTCCGACGCCGCGGGCGCTCAGATCGGCGGCCTCGGCATCGCACCCGGCGCCAACTTCGGCGACGCGCGCTGTCTCGCCGAACCCGTTCACGGCTCCGCGCCCAAGTACGCGGGCGAGGACAAGGTGAACCCGACGGCGATGATCCTCTCGGGTCGCCTGATGTTCGAGTACATGGGCTGGGACGACGCCGAGCAACTCGTCCACGACGCCGTCGAGCAGACCATCTCCGACGGCGACGTCACGTACGACCTCGAACGGCAGATCGAGGGCGGCAACAAACTCGCCACCAGCGAGTTCGCCGACAAAATCGTCGAGAACATCGAAGAGTTGGCTTAG
- a CDS encoding cupin domain-containing protein, producing the protein MERVSTDDVESVEAVPDVHLSVLAGAERMNVQHFRIEPGATVPSHGHEQEQVGYLTAGELTFVLEDREVVVRAGDSYALGSEEVHAAENRGDETVEGVDIFSPPRTMADWGDE; encoded by the coding sequence ATGGAACGCGTTTCCACGGACGACGTCGAATCGGTCGAAGCGGTCCCGGACGTCCACCTCTCGGTGCTCGCCGGCGCCGAACGGATGAACGTCCAGCACTTCCGCATCGAACCCGGCGCGACGGTGCCCTCGCACGGTCACGAACAGGAGCAGGTGGGCTATCTCACCGCGGGCGAACTCACGTTCGTCCTCGAAGACAGGGAGGTGGTCGTCCGCGCGGGCGACTCCTACGCGCTCGGTAGCGAGGAGGTCCACGCCGCCGAGAACCGCGGCGATGAGACGGTCGAAGGCGTCGACATCTTCAGCCCGCCGCGAACGATGGCCGACTGGGGCGACGAGTAG
- a CDS encoding DUF5817 domain-containing protein — protein MYAVVGCSECANMWIITDPKRSKTANCSRCGRTHQTKKLRSFLETDDHHAARQARAALLAKKHGDSEAFAETAHVSEMEERIEESGIDDAEYLEGSGLDAAEIESAGERAMEGRSSSNRLDVVREAVREGDRPTEEEVVASAEERGVPGDAARDLLEKLTRRGELSESRGRYRLL, from the coding sequence ATGTACGCGGTGGTCGGCTGTTCGGAGTGCGCCAACATGTGGATCATCACCGACCCGAAGCGGTCGAAGACGGCGAACTGTTCCCGGTGCGGGCGGACCCACCAGACGAAGAAACTGCGTTCGTTTCTCGAAACCGATGACCACCACGCCGCCAGACAGGCGCGGGCGGCCCTCCTCGCCAAGAAACACGGCGACAGCGAGGCGTTCGCCGAGACGGCGCACGTCTCGGAGATGGAGGAGCGAATCGAGGAATCCGGTATCGACGACGCCGAGTACCTCGAAGGCTCCGGGCTCGACGCCGCGGAAATCGAATCCGCGGGCGAGCGGGCGATGGAGGGACGCTCGTCGTCGAACCGACTCGACGTGGTCCGCGAGGCGGTCCGAGAGGGCGACCGTCCGACGGAGGAGGAGGTGGTCGCGTCCGCCGAGGAGCGCGGCGTCCCCGGCGACGCGGCGCGGGACCTCCTCGAGAAACTGACCCGACGCGGCGAACTCTCGGAGTCACGCGGGCGGTACCGCCTGCTCTGA